The following DNA comes from Merismopedia glauca CCAP 1448/3.
CTTTGCAGGGTCATACAGGTAGGATTTGGTCGCTTACTTTTAACCGTGATAGTCGAACTTTGGTTACCTGTGGTGAAGATGAGACAATTAAGCAGTGGGATATTGAAACAGGCAAGTGCTTAAAAACTCTTAGAGCAGAGAAGCCTTATGAACGTATGAATATTAGGGAAGTTACAGGTTTAAATACAAGTACTATTGCTACGTTAAAAGCATTAGGAGCCTTTGAATGAAATATATCGATAAAAAACGGTTTGTTAACGCAGTTTCGTTAACAAACCATATAATGTCAGATTTACATAGATCGTTTTGAGTCTCAACTGACCTTTTCTGGCTTATATTCTGAGATGAATTTAACATTCGATCTCTGAAACAACGAAAATTCGTTAGAGCGATCGCCTCGCGGTGGCGCGCCAGCTTCGCTAAGGTGTCGAAGGTGGGATATAAAGCACTCTAAAAGCAGCACCTCGATATTAAAAACTCTCTCCGGTTAAACTCACGATCTAAAATGCTGTCTAAGTCAAGTCCATCGGTACTTAGAACCTCAATATCTTTCTCAATCAATGTGCTATCAAAATGTTGAATCAAAGGCTCCTGAAAAATATCCGTAGTTGTGGTTGTACTTAAACCTTGGTTCTTAGAAGTAAAATGATATTCAGAACCAAAAGGAGATGAAGTAACTTCACCTTGATGTAACTGGGTGATGTTAATCTTAGCCGCATTACTTTCAAGTAAAAAAGCATCTGCATCAGTTTGAGATGACGTATTGAGTGCTAGCTTATCTACAGAATTTCTCGTCTCGTCTGATTTTGCATGGGCTGGTGGTAATAATTCAGCACCAATCAAGACATTTACCAACAAAGTAGAAGCAATGTAAATATGTAATTTGTTCTGTGACATGAGTAATACCCTCAGTTAAAATGTTAAGAAACGTTTGTGCAAGATACCTACAGTATCCTTATCCTTCCGATTATTTTGGACTTGGACACTAAGGTTAGAGAGCTTTAAAAAGACTCTCCTCAATTCTTGGACTATGGTGTGAGAGAATAAATCTCTTCTCTGGCTTTACGTGATTCTAGTGGTATTAGTAGATGTTGCAGTTCTTCTTCTGAAATAAACTCTTCTTCAGATGATTGGAAGTATAGCAATGCTGTTTCGTAACAGGTCTTAGCTACACAAGCGCGCTCTTGAGGAGTCAGCCTTACAATCATTTGAAATGTTCCCTCTAGATGTCCCACATCAGCCCCAAGACTACTATGTGTACGCAGACATCGGGTAGCACGGATACCTGGTGGCAGGAGAGCTTCAATTGACTGGATATGCTTTTCTTTGATACCTGTTGCTATACGCTCCATTGCATAGGAATAGCCGACGCAACCGATAGGGTCAGTAGCTCGGACGCTCTGAGTCAAGTAATTCACTAAAGCTACTGCATTAGCAGGAATAACAAGTGCTTCCACAACAGCTTCGGCTTTGTATCCCATTGATTGGATGTCGCGCAAAGCAAGTCTATCGTGTCCTAGTTCCTCTATGGCTTTTTGTACTGCCCACTGCGATAAAGTTTGACAACCCATCTGTTGAAAACGCTGAGCCGCTTCTTTGATCAGTGGCGGGTAAGAGTGAGTTAAATGGTAAGCTCCTACCAGTTGCCATACCCATTGTGCAGGAGTAAAGGTAGGTGATTTAAGGCTGGCTGATGCAGCATTTTTAGCCGCTGCGATCGCCCCATCGAGCAGTTTCCGAGTAGTTGCTATGCTGCCTTGACCACCTATGGTTTCAAGAAAGCAATCGTTACTTTCCCCAAGAATAGATTGATGTAGCCAAGTACGGTCAGCAGTCGCCACCAAGATTTTTTCAGGCGTAATACGCGCCCACTCGATCTCCGTTACTGGTGCAACTTGCTGAGTTGTACTTAATGGTGTACTGTCGCATTTATCCGATTCTGGCTTGTGGTAGATATTTGCAACAGGCAAGGCAGGAAAGAACCACAAAGACGGGAAAGTAACAAAAGATTCTATTTGCTGCTCAATATAATTTGACGGTTTAAGCATTTTACTGTTTGTATCCTTACAAGACTGGTTGTTGATTGGTTATGGCAAATCCAGACTTAAGCTCTCGTTTTGCCATAACTTTAATGACAGAGCTTGATGGCAATGATTTAGGATAATTTTTATGCTGCTTGGTAGGATAAAGAAGTTGTTTCTGCAAGTTTAGATTCTTCTACACCTACTTTCTTCTTAAGCATTTTTGGATGTAATCTGTGGTTAAGATGTGCTTGCCGCCATGCATCTGGAGTTATTTCGTGGAGATGAAGGAACTGGCGGCTAAAATGGCGTCTATCTAGATAACCAACCGCTTCAGCAATCTGGTCTATTGATTGATTGGTATTAAGGAGCAAGCGACATGCATTAGCCATACGGCACTCAACAATCCAGTTCAGAACTGTTTTGCCAGTTTCTCTCCGTACGAGGTCGGTAAGATAGGCAGAGGAACGACCGACTTCCTTGGCTACGTCACAGAGACTGATAGAATTCTGATAATTTGCCTCAATAAACCGAAAAACTTCAATTAGTAGGGGGCGATACTGAAGTGAGTAATTTTTCAACTGAGGTTTTGCCAGTCTCATAAATTCAATAATTACTACCATCAACAGTGACTGTGCCATATCGACAAATCCTAGTGCTTGGTCACACAGTTCGTGTTCTAGCTGCTGCAACCATGTAAGCCATCTGGGTAGATCTTTGGCAGTGATATGGAAGTGCCGCATTTCACTTTGTTTAGATGTCAGAAATAACAGTAGTGGCAGTTCATCATTTAGCCTTAATAACATGGGATTAGCAGCCATACCTACACCGAGATTACTGATATCAAAGCAGACAAGCCACCTATCTGTAGTTTGTAAGCCACTCAGTTCATATGCTTCATTGGGTGCGATCAGAAGCAGATCGCCAGCTACGACCGAGATCGTGCGAGAGTTGATTTGGTAAAAACCCTCTCCTTTTTCAATCAAGATCAGCTTAAATAGAGAATGCTCTTGTATACCTTGGATATCTGATAGCTGAGGAGCTTGTTTGCCTGTAAGGTGAAATACTAAATTCATTAACTATCCTGGCTAATTGAAATTTACTAAAGCCTTAGAAGGCGCATGCATCCTTTTTACTTATTTATTTAAGCTTTGACCAGTGAAGATTAGGAAGTTAAGCAAGAACTTAAAAATAATAAATCTAACCCTCATATTTCTTGAGAAGAAATTGCTACTCACACCCCGTATGCTACAGTTTTATTTTTGGTTATATCTAAGCATTAAACGTTTTAATAGGCGAGAAATTGTGGAAATACTAACTTTTGTACCTTTTTTTTGATTAAGCCGATCTCTTAATTGTTTTAGAGTTGCATCACAGTCGTTTTTTACCAATTGAATTACAATTTCTATTTCTTCTGGGGTGAGTTTTCGTGATGCTCCACCACGATGCGGAAGGGGTTCAAGGCTACCTGTTTGTTTATATTTCCTGACAAGTTTATTGACGAAACTACGACTTACCCGAAAGCGCATTGCAATTTCCTCATCGGATTCTTGAGTTTCCAATTTAGTTTCGAGGATTTTTTGACGTATATCGATTGAATATGGCTTCATGAGGAGAAAACTTTTAATAATTATCAATTTATTCTTTTCTTAACCGTTTTCTTAACCGTTTTCATCTAAAATTAAGCCTAAAATAGCTTTCATACTCCAAAATATATTCCTGCATTTGTGCAACCTATCTGCAAAACCACAAGATTAGCTCTAAGAAATGTTTCTAACCCACATTCCGCTATTTGGAGTACCTCCTATAGAATTAAAATCAAGCTGTACCTAATGCATCGAAAGTGGGATTTAGCGATCGATGCTGCAATTTAAGTCCCCCAAATAGACCATTTTTGGATAATAGCCGGAATAATCAACCTTTATGAAACAGGAATAATCCCAATTCACTAAATACCTGCGACTGACAAAGATATCTCAGCAGCCACCCCGTCAGGAGTTCAACAAAACAATCGAGCCAAACCGCTTGGGTTGTGGCTCGATTAAAATTGACTTGTTGCATAATTTCGGAAAAGCCGTGCTAGAAGCACCCAAATGTTTGATAAATCCCATCCAAGATGAGAACTGAAGTTTTGAGTGCTGAACAGATAACCCGATTCTAGTTGTTTCTGGGTCAATACGGTTTATTAAAGGCTGAGAGGATCAAT
Coding sequences within:
- a CDS encoding iron-containing redox enzyme family protein — its product is MLKPSNYIEQQIESFVTFPSLWFFPALPVANIYHKPESDKCDSTPLSTTQQVAPVTEIEWARITPEKILVATADRTWLHQSILGESNDCFLETIGGQGSIATTRKLLDGAIAAAKNAASASLKSPTFTPAQWVWQLVGAYHLTHSYPPLIKEAAQRFQQMGCQTLSQWAVQKAIEELGHDRLALRDIQSMGYKAEAVVEALVIPANAVALVNYLTQSVRATDPIGCVGYSYAMERIATGIKEKHIQSIEALLPPGIRATRCLRTHSSLGADVGHLEGTFQMIVRLTPQERACVAKTCYETALLYFQSSEEEFISEEELQHLLIPLESRKAREEIYSLTP
- a CDS encoding AraC family transcriptional regulator, with the translated sequence MNLVFHLTGKQAPQLSDIQGIQEHSLFKLILIEKGEGFYQINSRTISVVAGDLLLIAPNEAYELSGLQTTDRWLVCFDISNLGVGMAANPMLLRLNDELPLLLFLTSKQSEMRHFHITAKDLPRWLTWLQQLEHELCDQALGFVDMAQSLLMVVIIEFMRLAKPQLKNYSLQYRPLLIEVFRFIEANYQNSISLCDVAKEVGRSSAYLTDLVRRETGKTVLNWIVECRMANACRLLLNTNQSIDQIAEAVGYLDRRHFSRQFLHLHEITPDAWRQAHLNHRLHPKMLKKKVGVEESKLAETTSLSYQAA
- a CDS encoding helix-turn-helix domain-containing protein is translated as MKPYSIDIRQKILETKLETQESDEEIAMRFRVSRSFVNKLVRKYKQTGSLEPLPHRGGASRKLTPEEIEIVIQLVKNDCDATLKQLRDRLNQKKGTKVSISTISRLLKRLMLRYNQK